In Paludibaculum fermentans, the genomic stretch AGCTCGCTCCGCCGTGGCCGAGATCAAACAGGACACCCCGCTTCCGCCCCTCCTGCATCACGGGATTCCACTTGCCGCCGGGCAGCACTTCCAGCCGCCGCCCCGAGTAGCAATGCGTATAGATATCGCCCGGCCGCAGCTTGTCCAGCAGCAGGGTGCTGATGTTCCGGTCCGCATCGGTAGTGCCGAAATCGACCATCACCGGACGCTTCGTCGCGTTGCCCGCCTTCACGGCATTCTGGATGTCGAGCCAACCGCCATGCGGGAAGTGCGCGACCTTGAAGCCCACGATGACATCCTTGTTCTCCTCGGTCACCCGGATCGCTTCATTCGGATCCATGTCCTCCGGATTGTTCTCACCCTTTGGCGCCATGCCCACCGCGCCGATGTTCAGGAACGCCAGCACGCGTGTCTTCGCCCGGTCGATCACGCGCTGCCGGAAGTCCGGGAAGTTCCGCCACCCCGACGTGCCCGCATCCACCATGGTCGTCACGCCGTTGCGGAACGAGATCGGATCCGGATACACGCTCAGGTCGCCGGTCAACGACTTCAGCCCCGTGCCCGCATAGACATGCACGTGCATGTCGATCAGGCCCGGTGTCACGTAGAGCCCGGCCGCGGAAGCCACGCGTTTGGCCGTTGCCGGGTCAATGTTCGGCGCGACCGCAGCGATTCGCCCGTTCGCCACGGCGACATCCATCAGCCGGCTGATGTTGTTCTTCGGATCGACGACGTGCCCGCCCTTGATCAGCAGATCGTAGACCGGTTGCGCGCTAACTGATAGGGAAATGAAGACAAAGACCGCCAGTTTCATGAGTTCTCCACCTGAGCGGACAGTGTATCGACAACGGTCCGCGTTGGGAAGCGCCGCCTATCCCTGGTATCTTCAAGGCAGAGGGATGTAGTCGACTCCTCGGAAACAGGAGCACCATGCCGGCAACAGAGCAGTCCCGGTTAGAGACGATGTATGAGGCCTTCAATCGCCGCGACATCGAGGCCGTTCTCGCTGCGATGCACCCCGATGTCGATTGGCCCAACGGCTGGGAAGGCGGGCGCCTGCAGGGGCGCGACGCCGTACGCGATTACTGGATTCGCCAGTGGGCCGTGCTCGACCCCATCGTGGAACCCGTTGGCTTCCATGCCGGCGAGCAAGGATCCCTGATTGTCGATGTCCACTCAGTGGTCCACGACAAGGAAGGCAAGCTGCTGGCCGACTCGACAATCCAGCACGTTTACCGGTTCGGGGACGGCCTCGTCCGGTCGATGGAGATTGTCAAAGACTAGCCGCGCAGCAGGCCCGGCTTCGTCTGGTGGACCTTCAGGATCAGTTCACCGAACATCGTGTTGGCCCACGCGAACCACTTCCGGGTGTACTTCGCCGGATCGTCCTTGTGGAAGGACTCGTGCATCAGGCCCGTGCCGGCATGGGTCGATTTCAACGTCGCCAGGCACGCCGCGATCTCCTTGCTGTCCTCGGTCGTGATGGCCTGAATGATGATGCCCAACGGCCAGATCATATCCAGCCCGCTGTGCGGTCCGCCCAGCCCGGCGCCGGCCTTGCCACGGTAGTAGAACATGTTGTCGGAGCTCAGGATGAACTTCCGGGTGTTCAGGTACACGGGGTCATGCGGAGCCACGCTGTTGATATACGGCAGCGACATCAGGCTCGGCACGTTTGCGTCATCCATCAGGAGCCGGCTGCCGTAACCGTCCACCTCATACGCGTAGATGCGGCCATGGACGGAGTGCTCCACCACGGCATACTTGGCCAACGCCTCGCGGATCTCCTGGGCGAAGGCCTTGCACTCACTCGCGAAGGCGGAGTCCGACAGCACGGTCGCATGGATCTCGGCCAGTTGCGTCAGCGACTGGGCCGCGAAGAAGTTGGAGGGTACGAGGAAGGGAAAGACGCAGGCGTCGTCAGAAGGACGGAAGCCGGAATAGATCAGGCCGACCGGCCGGGCAGGATTGCCGTAGCCGCCATTCGGCATCGTGTCCGAGGCGACCGGCGACGAGCGCTGGAACTTGTACGGTCCGCGGTTGGTCTTGCGCTGCTGTTCGCGGAAGGTCTTCACGGTCAGGGCGGCGGCTTTGCGCCACTCGGCGTCGAAGCACGACGCGTCGCCGGTGGACTTCCAATAGGCGTGCGCCAGCCGGACCGGGAAGCACAGCGAGTCGATCTCCCACTTGCGCTCGTGCAGTTCGGGCTTCATCGTGGTCAGATCCTTGGCCCACTCGCTGCCCGTCGGTCCGAAGTTGAAGGCGTTGGCGTAGGGATCGATCTGGACGCACTGCGCCTGGCGGCGGATGACGCCCCGCAGCAGCGACTTCAGTTTCGGGTCGCGTGAGGCGAGAGGCAGATACGGCCAGACCTGCGCCGTGGAGTCGCGCAGCCACATGGCGTTGATGTCGCCGGTAATGACGAACGTATCGGGCTGGCCGCCGTTCTCGCTGTAGCGGACCGTGGTGTCCAGCGTGTTGGGGAAACAGTTGGAGAACAGCCAGGCAAGCTCAGGATCGGCGATGGCTTTGCTGACCGTCGAAATCGTCTCTTCCACGGCGGCGCTGGTGAACTTTCGATCGGCCGCAGCGGGCCGGCGGCTGGCAAAACTGCCCTGCTGGGCAAACGCGGCAGGCAGGGCCGCGGCGGTAGTCAGAAAAGTGCGACGGGTAGGCATGAGGAGGCTGGAAAAATGAGGTATCCGCGACCATTGTTCTGCCTGGCCCACGTGCGCGTCAAGTCGGGAAAGGGAGAGGGATGTCGGAAATGCCAGCCATGGTAGAATCCTTCGCAAGGCCGTTTGGGCGGCCCACGGTCCGCGTAAAGGGTCGAACCCACCCCACAAGTGCTTTGCCAGGTCAGAGACCCTGACTTCCAGCCCGAGAGACGCGGACACCGGGCACGAAATGGAAGGAAGGTGTCTATGCCGAATGCCCAACTCCCCGAGCGCCCCTCGCTGGAATACCTCAAAAAGCTGGCCAAGGAACATCTGACGGAGCTGCGCCGGTCCGATCCGCACGCGAAGCTGGCCAGTGCGCTGCTTGCCGTGGCCCGCGACCACGGGTTCCCCAGTTGGCGGAGCCTGAAGGCCGAGGTCGAATCTCGGCTAACGAAGGCCACTGAGGAGTTCTTCGAAGCCTGCGACCAGGGCGACACGGAAGTGATCACCCGCCTGCTCGCCAATGAACCCGGACTGGTGACCGCCCGCAACCCGCGCCGCTACAACGCGACTGGGTTGCATGCCACCGCCGTCCGTGGACACCTGGACGCGGTGCAGTTGCTGCTCGCCAGGGGTGCCGACCCGAATGCGCGAGAGACGGGCGACGACACCTATCCGCTGCACTGGGCTGCCGCCCGCGGCTGCCTGGACGTCGTCCGCGCCTTGCTGGATGCAGGAGGCGACGTCCACGGCTTCGGCGACGACCATGCGATGGATGTCATCGGCTGGGCCACGTGCCTGTGCGAGCCCGGCGACAACCCGCGGGACGTGCTGCCGCTCTTGCTGGAACGCGGTGCGAAGCACCACATCTTCTCCGCCATCACCGTTGGCGACCCACAGCTCATCCAGAAGTTGGTGGAAGAGAATCCAGAGGCCCTCGACCGTCGCATGTCGCCCTTCGAGAACGGCCAGACCCCGCTTCACTTCGCCATCAACCGCAAGCGCCGGGACCTGCTGGAACTGCTCATAGAACTCGGAGCGGACCTGGAGGCCACCGACAAGAGCGGGCAGACCGCGATGAACATGGCGATGCTGCGCGGCGATCGGGAGGCGATGAGCCGCCTGCACGCGGCCGGCGCCAAACAGCCGGAGGCGGTGCCGCCAGCGGACTTCCGCGCGGAGATGGCGAAGCTGGTAGGCTCCGTGAAGCGCGTCGTTCCGTTGATCAGCGTTCCGGACGTCGCGGCGGCGCTCGACTGGTATGTTTCCATCGGCTTCCAGGAACTGGGCCGCTACGAGTACAACGAGGTGGTGAACTTCGGCATGGTCGGGCTGGGCGAGGCCGAGATCATGCTCAACCTGCATGGCAAGTCCGGGCCGCACGACGTGAGTCTGTGGCTGCACACGGATCGGATCGACGAGATCTACCAGACGCTGAAAGCCAGGCAGTTGCAGGCCGCCCAATCGGCTCTGGCCGGCGACACGAGCCCGTTCAGCATTGAGTTCGAAGAGGACCTCAACGACACCTTCTATCACGCAAGGCAGTTCGGCATCCGTGACCTGAACGGGTACGTGCTGTACTTCATCCGGCCCAGCGGCTCAACCTAGGGCACATGCGAACCGCCGCTTGAGGGCCGATCTCGAATCGCTCACTTCAACTGGGCATCAGGCTTGAGCCGTCCGCTAATTGGCGAGTATATACATTATCCATTCCGTCATATATGGATGGATTTGGATTTGCAGCCGTCGCCGTGGCGTACTATCTTAGATCTATTGCTCGCGCCTGGTCGACGCGAGGTGCAATGATCCATTTCTGGTGGTGCTCAATGAACGCAAGGCATGAGATTCCGGCTGGCTTGCGGCAGGGCTGCCGCGTGGCTGGGCTAATATTCGGCACGATTCTGTCGGTGTCTGGACAGAATGGGGCTCTCCAATGCGTCGCCAATTCCACGGCGGTACCGCGTCTGAACACTTCGGAGATCACGGCTCTTGCGGGGGACCTGGAAATTGCCTGCACGGGCGGCACGCCGACTCCGGTGGGCCAAGCCGTGCCCCTGATCGATATCCGCGTGTATTTCAATACGAATTACACGGGCCGGTCCACGGGCACTCACACGGAATCCCTGCTGTTGATCGATCTGCCGCAGCCGGCGCAGCAGTTGCCGTGCTCGACGGATGCCGCGGCCTGCGGCTGGGTGGGCGGTTCGCGCGGCGCCAATGTGTTCCAGGCTCAGGTGCTGTCGGCGAACGGCATCACCTTCGCGGGCATCCCGCTGGATCCTCCCGGCCCGGGCGGAGTGCGCCGGTTTACGATCACGAACATCCGGGTGGATGCCTCCCTGCTGCGCAACGCCTCCGAATCCGCGCCGGTGCCGATCGAGGCGGTGGCGGCTTCCACGGGGCCTTCCATTGCGAATTCTCCGACGATTATCGGGTATGCGCAGGCGACTCTGAAAGCCGAGCTCGTGGACGCCAGCGGCGACACGATCTTAAGTGGTCCGACAGGCGTCGAGTTTCCCAATTGCCTTGGAGTCCAGCAGCAGCGTTTCGCATTTCTGCGTTTCTCTGAGCAGCTTGGCGCCGCTCCGTTGTTCAGGCCGCGCACTACGGCCGCGGAGACAGGATTCGAATCCTCGCCGGCTCCGATCCCACAGAATTCTCCGGGGTTCTACTACAGCACGGAGACGGGCTTCTACAATCCAAGTTTCCCGCCCGCGTACGATATGAATAAGGCCGGCCTGGCGGAATTTGGAACGAGGATTCGTGGATCCTTCAGCAATCTTCCAGCGGGTGTTACCCTTTACGTCTCTACCACTCCCGTCAACTTCAGAAACGGTCAGCTCAGGACATACTCGGACGATTTGCCACTGGCCAGGCTGGTGTCCTCCTCCACAGGGGCTTTCACCCCGGTGCCGGCGACGGACACGCTGAACGGCATCCCGGTTGCTGCCCTGACGATCACCAACGGAACCGCGGAAGCGGTGTGGGAGGTGCTGTCCGCGAACTCTACCCTCACTGAATTCCTGCAATTCCCCGTATTTGTCTCTTTTCCCGCGAATTCAGTCGGCCTGGGCACCGCCCAGGTGACGATGGGTTTCGCGCCGGTCTCCAGTAACTCCTCAGCGAGCGATTCCGCGGCGGTACCCCGGTTCGCGGAGCTGGACACGACGCTCCCGCTATTTACGACTCTGGCGATGTGCCCGGGGTCGGGGTACATCGTAACGACCGCGCCGGCGCAGCTGCAGGTGAATGTGGACGGGCAGGTCTACCAGACGCCACACTCCTTCGCATGGCTGCCGGGCAGTTCGCACACTGTAAGCGCTTTGCCCTCGCAGGCGACTGGGTCTGGTGTGCGGCAGGTATTTTCCAGTTGGAGCGATGGCGGCGCGGCGACGCACACCATCACGGTTCCGTCCGGGCCGGCTACATTTACCGCGAGCTTCAAGACTCAATACCGTGTGGATGTTGCCGCGGCGCCGGCTTCGGGAATGGGGACCGTCACCGCGGTGCCGCTGGCCGGCGGCACATCCAGCGATGGCTATTTTGACGCAGGCTCGCAGGTAGTGATCTCAGCGATCCCGTCCGCGGTTGCCAGCTTCAGCGCCTTCGGCGGAGATCTGGCCGGACCGCTGAGTGTTCAGACCGTCACAATCACAAAACCGCTGAACATCACCGCCACGTTTGTCAGCGCCGCGGAAGGCACCAGGACCATTGGCATCACGCCTCACGATGGACAGGCCTATCACAGCGTATTTGAAGCGGTCTTTCAAGGCGCACGAGGCGCTCAGTCGTTGCGCTGGGTGCAGGTGCTGTTCGCGGTGGCGCCCGATGGAGGTGGAGAGTCCTTCTGCTTTGTTCACTATGACGTGCAGGGCGGGGCTTTTTGGCTTTACTCCGATGTGGCCGGGTACTTTCAGGGGCCAGTCCAGCCGGGTGTCGCCTCGGCTGCGCTGCAGGGTTCCGCTTGCGCGCTGGCCACGGGGGTGTCAAGGGTGTCGACCAACGGAGCAAGGCTTCAGCTGAGCTTGAACCTCCTGTTCAAAGCGACAGGCGCCCGGAAGATGTATCTGCGGGCGCTGGACATGGAGGAACGGGATACGGGCTGGACGGAGCATGGGACTTGGACACAGGTTGCCATAGCCAACCCGGTGCCCTTTGCGAATCCGTTCTCCGGCGGCCCTTCCAATCAGAGGTTCAATCTGACGTTTAGCCAGAAGGGTACAAATTACGCAGGCATGCCATCCGGTTGGAACCAGTTCCTGATCGCGGTCGACCCCAGCGGCGGCAACCGGCCTTTCTGCCTGGTGCATTATGACCGGGCGGCTGAATCGTTCTGGCTGTACTCATCCGATACCGGCTTCTTCCTAGGGCCTGCGCGGCTGGGCGTGCCCGGTTTGGCGCTAGACAGTTCAGCGTGCTCGCTCGATATTTCCACTGCCTTCGTCTCAGACTCCCCGGACACGTTGGCCTTGAATTTCCCTTTGACACTCAAACCCGGTATGAGCGGCGCTAACAAGCTCTTTCTGCGTTCCATGGATCAACTTCAGAGGGATTCGGGCTGGCAGGAGGTTGGCAGCTACCAGGTGCCCTAGGGGCGAGCGGGCGGCAGCGCCACGATGAACGAATGACACTCCGGTTGGCGGCCCTGGCCGTCGACTTCCTGATTGTGCCGCTGCCCGGCAGGGCAGAGGACTCCGCGCAAGTCTTTGTCTATGCCCCGCGGGAGACCGAGGCGCGCCGATGGACTGCTGCCTCCTGTGGCGGCAGCGTGGTGGCCGAACTGAAGCAGGGTACCTTTTCGCTCTCCAGTTGAAGCCAGGTCGCTATTCGCTGAGTGTCGCCACCGCCGCCCTTGTCATGCCTGTCGTCTTCGAAAGCGCTGCTTTCAGGTCTTTTGCGGAAGCCTCACCGCCGATGCTGCCGAGGGCGGCCGCGGCGGCCCGGGCGATGCCGCGTCGGGGCCGTGCATCATTTTGACGAGCGCGGGGCCCACTCTGGCATCGAAGCGTTTGCCCATGCAGCTGATGACGCCGACCAGGCGGACGCCCTTCAGTTTGGAGTGGGCGGCGCGGAGGGCATCGTCGGCGGACGGATCGGCCATCTGCGGTTGAGGGCCGCAGCGTCCATGGTGGCGATGGCGCCCTCCCGAAACTCGGGCGGCGGCTCAGGCGGCTTGGGCTTGGCAGCGGGGACTGCGGGCGCCGGGTTTGAAGAGGGCATTAACGACACGTTCTACCACGCGCGCCAGTTTGGGATCCGCGACCTGAATGCCTACGTACTGTACTTCATCCGGCCCAGCGGGTCAGCCTAATGCAGATGCGTCAGAATTGATCCATGCGCCTCGCGATCCTTGCTGCCTGCCTGACGTTGGAACTGGCGGGTCAGAGCCCGCAAAGCCTCCGGTTGCGGGCCGATCTCGAATTCCTGTGCTCCGACGCATTGGCCGGCCGGGTGTCGCTGAGTCACGAGGCGGAGATTACGGCTCGCTACATCGCCGCCGACTTTCAACGAAGCGGGCTCGCGCCCGGGGCTGGAGGCTCGTATCTGCAGGAGTTTCCGCTGGTCGCCTACCGGACCGATTCGGGCAAGCGGGCGTTGCGGATGATACGCGCCGGGGTCCGGAAGGAATGGACGCCGGGTGCGGATTTCACGGGCGCGTTCAGCCGAGACGTGCGCATCGGTCCGAGTCCGGTGGTCTTCGCGGGCTTCGGCATCACGGCCCCTGAGTATGGCTACGACGACTATGCCGGGATTGAGGCGAAGGGCAAGATCGTCCTGATCTTCGATCACGAGCCGAAGGAAGACGATCCCCGGGCGGTGTTCAACGGAACGGGGCATACGCTGCATGCGGGCCGCACGACGAAGGTCGCCAATGCCCGGCGGCATGGAGCTCTGGCGGTGCTGGTTGCGAGTGAGCCCGTGCGCAGCCATCGCGGGTTACTCGAGCCAACGCCTGGCGGAACCACGCAGGGACAGCCGCTGCGGGCGAATGCTCCGCCGCAGTCGCTGGACGACGACTCGCAGATCCCGGTGTTCTCCATCTCGGATGAGGCGCTCGCGGAGTTGCTCGCCCAGCCCGCTGACCGGCAACGGGCGATCGAGGCGGGGTTGCGGCCGCAATCCGCAGACCTGCCGGATACGAGGATCGAGCTGGCCAGCGGCAATGCGGAGATGCACCGCGGCGTCTCGTTGAACGTGGCCGGACTACTGGAGGGCTCGGATCCGGTATTGAAGTCGGAGACAGTGTTGATCACGGCGCACTACGACCACCTGGGTACGCAGAACGGCAAGGTCTACGCGGGCGCCAACGACAACGCGTCCGGCACCGTGGCGGTGATGGAGCTGGCGCGGATGTTTGCGGCCAGCGGGCAGCGTCCCAAGAGGAGCCTGCTGTTTGTCGTCTTCGGATCGGAAGAGCAGTTGATGCTGGGCTCGTTCTACTACACGGCGCATCCCCTGCGGCCGCTCGCCGGAACGCGGGCGGTGTTGAACCTGGACATGATCGGCCGCGACGAGGCGCACATCCCGCAGAGCGAAGGAGTGCTGAAGATCCCTGCGGATACGAGCAACGAGTTGAACCTGGTAGGCGCCATGTACAGCGCCGATCTCCTGAAGGTGATCCAAGAGGAGAATCGCGGCGCCGGGCTGGTGCTGGACACGAAGTTCGATCGGGACCATTCGCTAAATGCGTTGTTCCGCTGCGATCATCTGCCGTTCCTGGCGGAGGGCATCCCGGCGGTCTGGCTGTTCGGCGGCTTCCATCCCGGCTATCACGAGCCGTCGGACACGGTGGAGAAGCTGAATTTCCCGAAGTTCGAGAAGGTGATCCGGCTGACGTACGCGGCGGCGGCGAAGGTCGCCGATGGAGCGAAGCCGCCGAAGTTCGGAGTCGAGCCGGCGCCAAGGTGAAGCCGTGCCGACCTTAGAATAGTGGGATGGCCCTGGAATTCACCACCTCCTATCTCAAGGAATCTCTGGAGTTGTTCCGCTATTACAAGAAGCTGGCAGAGCGCGCCATGGACCAGGTCGCGGACGACCAGTTATTCACCGTGCTCGACTCGGAGGCGAACTCCATTTCCATCGTGGTGAAACACATGGCCGGCAACATGCGATCCCGCTGGTCGGATTTCCTGACCTCCGACGGCGAGAAGCCAAGCCGGAACCGGGACACAGAGTTTGAGAATCCTCCGGAAACGCGGGCAGCGTTGATGCAGGCGTGGGAGGAGGGCTGGGCCCAACTCTTCCAGGCGCTGGAGCCACTCTCGGACGAAGACCTGTCGCGCACCATCACCATTCGAGGCGAACCCCATTCCGTGATGCAGGCGATCAACCGGCAGATCGCGCACTACTCCTATCATGTCGGGCAGATTGTCCTGCTGGCGAAGCACCTGGGCTGCGACCGCTGGAATACCCTGACCGTGCCCAGAAACCGGTCGGCTGAGTTTATCCGGCGGGTGGTGGCTGGGGAAGCGAGCCAGCGGTAGTCCGCCGCCTGCTGAACTGGACGACTCCCGGGGCAGGGTGCCAGGATGGACGCATGGTTTTCCGGCCGAAAGCTTTGGTGTGCCTGCTCCTCGCTGCGTCGCTCCCTGGCTTGGCGGAGGACCCGGCGCGAGTCTACGTGTATGCCCGTCGGGAGACGGAGGCGCGGTCGTGGATTGCTGTGTCCTGCGGCGGGTCGGTGGCCGCTGAGGTCAAGCAGGGTCACTTCTTTGCTCTGACCCTGGCGCCTGGCCGCTATTTGCTGAGCGTCGAGAATGGCGTGCCTTTGGCGCTTGATGCGGCCACCGGTAAGGACTCTTATGTTCGGCTGGACTGGCAGTATCAGGTGGGCCGGCCGCCCATTGCGGCGTTGTCCAAAGCCGGGCCGGAGGACGCTCGCCGGGAGATGCAGTACCTCGCCTATGTGCCCTCGAAGCGCCTGCACTCCAGCTTGGCGGCGAGGAGCGACCCACGTGCTCCGGTTCAGCCGCGGTGGAAGAACAGGGCAGGGCAGTGAGGAGTGGGCTCCAAAAACATTCAGCCGCCCCACACCATGGATGGGCGGGGGCGGCTGAGGTTCGATCGAGGGTTTGCTGGCTTAGCGCGGCTTCACGGAAAGGGTCTCTTCCCGGATGATGCCGCTCATGGCCGCCAGGCGCACCGGCTTGGGTAGATCGGTGGCGCTGAGCGCGGCATAGAAGGCGAGGGCCTGGTCGCGCTTGCCCTCGGCTAACAGCCGTTCCGAGCAGACCAGGCAGGCGTCGGCGACAGCCGCCCGCGTCGTGCCGGTCGTCTTGGAGAGAGCTGCCTGTAGCTCCTTGGCGGAAGTTTCGCCGCCGATGCAGCCCAGGGCCGACGCCGCCGCGCGGGCGAGGTCGACGTCGGGGCCGTGCATGAACTTGACGAGGGCCGGGATTGCCTTGGCATCCCGGCGCTTGCCGATGGAGTTGATGACGCCGATCAGGCGCACCCCCTTCTGCTTGGTGAGGGCAGCGCGGAGCGCGTCGTCGGCGGACGGGTCGGCCATCGGTTCCAGGCCGTAGCGGGCGTAGACGCTCAGGTGCTCGTCGCCGAGCAGCGAGGCAAGCACGGGAATCGCTTCCTTGGCTCCGAGTTCGCCGAGCCGCACGCAGGACTTGGCCTTCTGAAACTCAGTGGACTTCGCGTCACTGACGATGCGGAGGAGGCCCGCGGCGTCCATGGTGGCAATGGCGCCTTCCTGGAACTCGGGCGGCGGCTCAGGCGGCTTCGGCTTGGCGGCGGGTACTGCCGGCGCGGGTTGTGTAGGTTGCTGCATGGTGTGTCTCCTTCGTTCAGACTCGCCACGGCTCGCGCAGGGCGCGGGACCGCATCCGGTTCGCAATCTCGTCGTTCGTGAATTCGTGCTTCGTGGTGTCCCAGGTAAGCGTCTTGCCGCGCTGATAGGCGATGAAGGCCGCATGGCAAGTGACGTGGGAATTGGCGGCGGCGGAGGCGCTGGCGCTGGTGGCCTGGCGCGTTTTGATGCAGCGGACCAGTTCCTTTACGTGGTTTTCCAGCGCGAGGGCGGCCGACTCCGTGGGCCGCAGCAGCGGGCGGATGTTGTCGGAGCACTCGATCCTGGTGGCGTCGCCGGTCTCGACCCAGCCCTTGTCGCCTTCAATGCGGAAGCTGCAGGAGCCGGTCTTGAGAGCGCCGTCCCAGGCGTTGTCGCGCATGACGAGCTTCACGCCGTTGGCGTAGCGGCAGTTCACTTGGTAGGGGCCGACGTTGGTGCCGACGGGCTCGTACTCCACCGGTTGGGTGTCGTCGTAGTCGGCGGCCCAATGGCAGAGGTCGACCGTGTGGGAGCCCCATTCGAGGATTCCGCCGCCATGGAAGTCGTAGAAGTTGCGCCAGCCGCCGGTGACGTAGGAGGAGTGGTAAGGACGCCAGGGCGCGGGGCCGAGCCAGCGATCCCAGTCGAGCACCTGTTTGGGCGGCAGTTCCTCGGCGGCGAGCCAGTCGCGACTGGGCAGCGGCGGCCAGTTCACGGACGGGCCGACATTCGCATAGAGGGCTTGGAGTTTGCCGAGGGCTCCGGACTTCAGGAGCTCTTTGCAGAGCTGGAAATTGGCGCCGTTGCGGCGCTGGCAGCCGGCCTGGTAGAGGCGGTTGTAGCGGCGGAAGGCGGCTCCGAGGGCCCAGCTCTCTTCGATCGACATGGAGCAGGGCTTTTCGCAGTAAACGTCTTTGCCGTGCTGGGCCGCGATGATGGAGAGCGGGGTATGCCAGCGATCGCCGGTGGCGATGAGGACGGCGTCGATGTCCTGGCGGGCCAGCAGTTCGTACTGGTCTGAGTACATCTGGCAGCCATGGTCGCCGTACTTCTGGTCGACCGTCGACTTGATGGTTTCGCGCCGGGAGTTGCGCACGTCGCAGATGGCGACGAAGCGTGCCTGCTCGACGTTGAGCAGCTTGCTGAGGACGTGGGCACCGCGGGAGCCGATGCCGATGCCGCCGAAGGTGATCTTGTCGCTCGGCGCAATGGCCCCGGCCCGTTGGCCGAGCACCAAGCTGGGGACGATCATCGGCGCGACCGCGCTCTGGAGTATCTGGCGTCTGGTTGTCATGGCCTTGGTAACCAGAATTCTATACCTGATTGACTGGTGTTGTCTCGGGTGGGGGGGAGACGAATGCGCGGGCCAGAGACTTGGTATTCGGAACCAGTTGGTTGGCGGCGGGGTCGAATAGTGCGTGCTGCTGGATCGAAGTGACTTGAAATCGGCCCGACGCTCTCAATGGATTGCCGGATCGATTGTGGCGATCGTGCTGACTCTGTTCACGGCGGATTCCATCCAGAGGATGCTGTCCCTGCCGCCGATGCCGCCCGAGATCCGCTGCAAGCTTGAGCACAACTGCCTCATCGTGGACGATTGGGGCCCGCCGGTTCCTCTTGTCGCACCGAGGATGTCGGAGATCAAACCTCTACCGCCTCAAGTTCATCGCACTCGATAGTTATGGCCAGAGGCGTTTGTTGGCGAAGGCCCGGCCGGATGCGGATTTGAGGTAGCTTTCGAAGGCGGCGGCTTGAGGGCGGGTTTGGAAGGCGACGTAGGTTTGGAGGGACCAGGGGCGGTATTGGGAAGTATGCGGGGAGCCGCCTTCGTTGTGCTTTTGGAGGCGGGATTTCAAGTCAGACGTTAGGCCGATGTAACGCTGGTTGGGATGGGTTTGGCTTTGGAGGAGGTAGACGTAGTGCATGGAGACGCTCACGTGAGTTAGTTTTCCAGGACTGCGGCTGGATTGGGTTGGAGGAGGAGTCCTCGCTCGCGCTTTGAGTTAGAGTCCGCCTTCGCTCTTGGAGCTACGGCGGACAGCCTTCGTCAATTCTTCGGCTTGCCAGCCGAAGGATTGGCGAAG encodes the following:
- a CDS encoding DUF1572 domain-containing protein, which encodes MALEFTTSYLKESLELFRYYKKLAERAMDQVADDQLFTVLDSEANSISIVVKHMAGNMRSRWSDFLTSDGEKPSRNRDTEFENPPETRAALMQAWEEGWAQLFQALEPLSDEDLSRTITIRGEPHSVMQAINRQIAHYSYHVGQIVLLAKHLGCDRWNTLTVPRNRSAEFIRRVVAGEASQR
- a CDS encoding M28 family peptidase, producing MRLAILAACLTLELAGQSPQSLRLRADLEFLCSDALAGRVSLSHEAEITARYIAADFQRSGLAPGAGGSYLQEFPLVAYRTDSGKRALRMIRAGVRKEWTPGADFTGAFSRDVRIGPSPVVFAGFGITAPEYGYDDYAGIEAKGKIVLIFDHEPKEDDPRAVFNGTGHTLHAGRTTKVANARRHGALAVLVASEPVRSHRGLLEPTPGGTTQGQPLRANAPPQSLDDDSQIPVFSISDEALAELLAQPADRQRAIEAGLRPQSADLPDTRIELASGNAEMHRGVSLNVAGLLEGSDPVLKSETVLITAHYDHLGTQNGKVYAGANDNASGTVAVMELARMFAASGQRPKRSLLFVVFGSEEQLMLGSFYYTAHPLRPLAGTRAVLNLDMIGRDEAHIPQSEGVLKIPADTSNELNLVGAMYSADLLKVIQEENRGAGLVLDTKFDRDHSLNALFRCDHLPFLAEGIPAVWLFGGFHPGYHEPSDTVEKLNFPKFEKVIRLTYAAAAKVADGAKPPKFGVEPAPR
- a CDS encoding Gfo/Idh/MocA family protein: MTTRRQILQSAVAPMIVPSLVLGQRAGAIAPSDKITFGGIGIGSRGAHVLSKLLNVEQARFVAICDVRNSRRETIKSTVDQKYGDHGCQMYSDQYELLARQDIDAVLIATGDRWHTPLSIIAAQHGKDVYCEKPCSMSIEESWALGAAFRRYNRLYQAGCQRRNGANFQLCKELLKSGALGKLQALYANVGPSVNWPPLPSRDWLAAEELPPKQVLDWDRWLGPAPWRPYHSSYVTGGWRNFYDFHGGGILEWGSHTVDLCHWAADYDDTQPVEYEPVGTNVGPYQVNCRYANGVKLVMRDNAWDGALKTGSCSFRIEGDKGWVETGDATRIECSDNIRPLLRPTESAALALENHVKELVRCIKTRQATSASASAAANSHVTCHAAFIAYQRGKTLTWDTTKHEFTNDEIANRMRSRALREPWRV
- a CDS encoding HEAT repeat domain-containing protein, which produces MQQPTQPAPAVPAAKPKPPEPPPEFQEGAIATMDAAGLLRIVSDAKSTEFQKAKSCVRLGELGAKEAIPVLASLLGDEHLSVYARYGLEPMADPSADDALRAALTKQKGVRLIGVINSIGKRRDAKAIPALVKFMHGPDVDLARAAASALGCIGGETSAKELQAALSKTTGTTRAAVADACLVCSERLLAEGKRDQALAFYAALSATDLPKPVRLAAMSGIIREETLSVKPR
- a CDS encoding InlB B-repeat-containing protein; the encoded protein is MNARHEIPAGLRQGCRVAGLIFGTILSVSGQNGALQCVANSTAVPRLNTSEITALAGDLEIACTGGTPTPVGQAVPLIDIRVYFNTNYTGRSTGTHTESLLLIDLPQPAQQLPCSTDAAACGWVGGSRGANVFQAQVLSANGITFAGIPLDPPGPGGVRRFTITNIRVDASLLRNASESAPVPIEAVAASTGPSIANSPTIIGYAQATLKAELVDASGDTILSGPTGVEFPNCLGVQQQRFAFLRFSEQLGAAPLFRPRTTAAETGFESSPAPIPQNSPGFYYSTETGFYNPSFPPAYDMNKAGLAEFGTRIRGSFSNLPAGVTLYVSTTPVNFRNGQLRTYSDDLPLARLVSSSTGAFTPVPATDTLNGIPVAALTITNGTAEAVWEVLSANSTLTEFLQFPVFVSFPANSVGLGTAQVTMGFAPVSSNSSASDSAAVPRFAELDTTLPLFTTLAMCPGSGYIVTTAPAQLQVNVDGQVYQTPHSFAWLPGSSHTVSALPSQATGSGVRQVFSSWSDGGAATHTITVPSGPATFTASFKTQYRVDVAAAPASGMGTVTAVPLAGGTSSDGYFDAGSQVVISAIPSAVASFSAFGGDLAGPLSVQTVTITKPLNITATFVSAAEGTRTIGITPHDGQAYHSVFEAVFQGARGAQSLRWVQVLFAVAPDGGGESFCFVHYDVQGGAFWLYSDVAGYFQGPVQPGVASAALQGSACALATGVSRVSTNGARLQLSLNLLFKATGARKMYLRALDMEERDTGWTEHGTWTQVAIANPVPFANPFSGGPSNQRFNLTFSQKGTNYAGMPSGWNQFLIAVDPSGGNRPFCLVHYDRAAESFWLYSSDTGFFLGPARLGVPGLALDSSACSLDISTAFVSDSPDTLALNFPLTLKPGMSGANKLFLRSMDQLQRDSGWQEVGSYQVP